aaccttaaaacatcttttttttcatagtaggtaaaaattattaataaccttCAAAGTACTATAAAAATAATCCTCACATATTTTTCTGAAgaccaatttatttatttactctattttatttcaaaaattcaacctgaatttcctcaaaaaagccatataacattaataatgatACTTTCATGGTTTGTCTTTTTGAAGGTTACTGGATGcagatttttcttttattatttctgaaattttgttttattcatttattttaagaatgCGACGTCAACataggaaaaattaaaacaattatttcatagtttaaattaataacctaatttaaaataaccttcaaaatattataaaaataacccTCACATATTTCTCTTCAGTAAATCATTTCTGACGACCAATTTATTGATTTgtttattctattttatttaaaaaatccaacctgaatttcctcaaaaagctttaacattaattatactgTCAAGGTTTTACATTTTGAAAGTTAttggataaaattataactcagattttttttgaaaaaacttttctgaaaatatattttatttatttattttagtaatgtgacgtaaataaaaaaattaaaaattttttttcatagtttGAGGGTTATTAACCTTCAAAGtactataaaaataattctcaCATATTTTTCTTCTGTGTAGATCGCTTCTGAAgaccaatttatttatttattccattttatttaaaaattttacctgAATTTCCTCAAAAGAAGctttaacatttattatactttcatggtttttctttttgaaagtTACTGGATGAAATAATAacgcagatttttttttataaataatttcagaaattttattttatttatttattttaagaatgtgacgtaaataaaaaataaaacactttttttcataatttaaccAATAACCTATTAAAAATAACCTTCAAAatactgtaaaaaaaaattctcagatatttttcttctaatttcattttaaagatCCAACCAGAATTCCCTCAAAAAAAGCCTTAGCAATAATTATACTTTCAtggtttgttttttgaaagttaCTGGATGAAATTATGCCAATCATTTGTAGAAACCGCAAAAAATTAGAGAGTCTTGTACGTTAACAGCAGACctgtttgttgaaaattttaatatatgtTGAATTTGCAAGTTGTTTGCTGGAAACCCCGACCGCATTTTCACATTACGAAACTTACATTCCCCCTGACTTGGTGCATTGTTGTAATCAACATTCTTTATAGTCTTAATAAAGTCTTACCTCCCAACAGGCCGTTTCCCAATTTTCGCGAAAAATTCCAATTTAAAAACGTGCTCAAACTTTTTGCGGATAGCGGCAATCCTTCCACAATTAGTAAACTAAATGGGTAATAACGTCATTTCGTATTTAAAGTTTCTCAATTATGTTGTTAAGTACTTTGTATGGAATGAATTTTAAACAGGGAAGAAGGAGGTGTTTTTGTGCGCCGGGAGAATTACCCCACATATTCATTTTATGTTAGTATTAATTCAGGCCGCACAGCTTAAAACCTTATTTCTAATTTATAACTTTACAAAGTTACAAACACTTTGAATATTAATAAAGGATGTCTATTTTACGGCTCTCGAGAGCGCGCAAATGAATTTACTTGTTTGAAAGCGATGGGAAGAAAAAGAATCGGGCGAATTATTGATAAACGAATGTTCAGCTGGTTCATATCTAATCTGGGGATTAAACCGGACGGCAGGCATTATTATTAAGGCAACTAACTGACGGGATCATTAGGAAACTTTTAATGATCAATTAACGCATTGCTATTCTTGTTGTGTATGACATTTTATCTCTTTCTACAAACTACAAACAAACGTGTTGGCTCATTTTGTTTGTTCGTTTGGCGCAACTTTGCCTcgtaacgttttattattattatgtatttggaaacaaaaattcatatcgTCGGGCTTTTAAATTTCCGAAATTTATGTGGCGATGTAATTCTTCCTCCagctataaaaacattaaaagtgttttcaatttaaaacacaGTAAGTACAATAATACCGCTCCAGACTTGGGAGTTACAAACCGAGTTATAAATCTCCCCAGCGCTCAAATAAGATAAATGATAAATTGCTGTATCTTTCTGtacaattattgtttaattgcGGCCACaaaatgcagtaaaaataATCGATAAAGCGTGTCCTTTAAAATTCCATCAACAATACGTCTTCTCCAATCTTTCTTGTAGAATAGCTCGTAATCGGAGCAATAAACCTTCTAACCTATCTCAACCTTAATGTCCTTCTTCCTTTTCTGCCTCCCTATTCTTGTTTACAATCTCCACTCTCATCTTTTATCGTACTTGGACCAACTTTCCTTTTTATATTATCAAATGACCGTTAATGAAATGGGGCTTTTTCAAGGTAAGTAACGCGTTTTCAgctacattttattttaagaaaaaatttttctcgaaaataataatagatttaGATTTATTGccatcaataaataatacatggcGCGTCATATAATTATGTACATGTAAGTGTATATGGGACAATacatacatttattttaaatctggAGGGTTATCCAGGAACTCTTGGATagaataataactcatttctaaTAGTGCGTCCTTTACCTTCTTCTCAAACAGAGCCGGAGCTAGTCTCTTCATCGGGTCCTGAAGCTTGTTATAAAGCTTCGGGCCCCAATGGTCAATGCTGTGCTGTGACACTTTAAGCCGATGGTACGGTGTTGAGAGCGCGTCAGCGTGTCTTGTGTTATGCTCGTGATATGAGCCATTCTTGATGAACTCGTGGAGGTGGTTGTGGACGTACCTCAGACAGCTCAATATGTACGCGGAAGGGATGGTAagaatttgttgttgtttgaAGGCTGGGCGGCAGCTTTCCCGATAGTTCATTTGGCACAGGATTCTGATTGCTTTCTTTTGCAGGACGAAGATCTTGTCAGCATCTGATGAAGTACCCCATAGAAGTATACCATAGGTGGCTTTGCTGTGGAAGTTAGCAAAGTATGTCACCCTTGCAGCTTGGGGAGTTGAGATATTCTTGATTCTTCTGATACTGAATAAAGCTGATGCTAGGTTTTTGCAGGTTTCCTGAATGTGGTCCTTCCAAGATGCTTTGCTATTTAGGTAAAATCCCAAGAATTTTACCGATGTGACGTTGGTGGGTTTTGAAGATATAAATAGTTCCTGAGTCTTGTCTCCATTGAGTTTCAGTTTATTTGCTGTGAACCATTCATTGGCATCTTCAaggatttttctcatttttggttttagcGTATCCTCTGTTTCTTCTTTGATGCAGAAGGAAGTGTCGTCCGCATATAGACACTGTCCATCCACTCTCATATTGATAGGCAAGTCATTTACATAGATTATAAATAGCAGTGGACCGAGGATTGATCCCTGGGGCACTCCACACCTTGTTGGCAGAGGCTTTGACCATTTTTCATTCCATTTTACTATCTGGGTTCTATTTTCAAGGTAGGACTTAAAAATTTCTTGCGTGATCCCTCGTATCCCATagtgttgtaatttttgtagaatcaacttgtGTGGCAGGGTGTCAAACGCTTTGCTTAGATCGCACATCGCTACTTCTACCATTTCTCGGTTATCTAGGGCTCTTGTTATTTTCTTGTATAGATCCAATGCTGCAGTAATGGTTGATCTACCACTTCTATAGCCATGTTGTGACTCACTAAATAAGTCATTTTGCTCAAGATACTTCATTAAACGATTCTTCAGAGCAGCCTCGAAGACTTTTGAAATTGTAGGTAGAATAGAGATTGGTCTAAATTTGTTGATGTTTTCTACTTCGCCTTTTTCTTTTGGAACCGGAATAATTTTTGCCACCTTTAACTCGTCAGGAAAGTATccttcaataaaacttttgtttatgaGCATAGTAAGTGGATTTGTAATTTCTAGGagtatttctttcaaaaatgacGTAGACATATCGTACACATCTTTggagtttttgcattttaaggATCTTATCAGTCTTGTGACCTCTTCTTCACTAACAGGCGCTAACCAAAACGATTTTGCATTGCTTTTACACGCCTTGAGGAAATCACAAGGATctttgtcgattttttttatactgtCTGACGTTTTCTCTCCTATCGTGGCAAAGTAGAGATTGAGTTCGTCGGCATTCAATTTGCATTCTTTGGTATTGCTTGTCTTCGTTTTTGTATTGATGATTTTCCAAATGGCTTTTTGCTTATTATCAGCATTGTTTAGGATATAAGCGTTGTAGTTTCTGTGgttttcttcaatttcttgGAAGTAGCTGCGTTTATATGACTTGAAGACCTCAGCTGATTGTTGGCTTTTCTCAACTCTTGCTATTGTTTGTAGAGCTTCTAGTGTATTTTTCATactcatgatttttttactaatccACGTAGGTCTcttattgaattttggtttattaattttttcttttctagggAAGAATTTGTCAAAGGCAGCTGTCAGAGTTGTATGGAAGACAGTGTAGGCCTCTTTTGCATTACGGTGTTTGAAGACACGAGCCCACTCAATTCCGGTTAAGTACTCCTTAAAGTAGTAAGTATTCTGTTCATTTATTCTTCTGTATATATGTTTTTCTGGTTTTCTAGGTTCTTGCACTGGGTTCTTAATCTTCAGGACTTGACAGTAGTGATCAGACATGCACCAACTTTTTGTCTCTTTTGAGAAGATTTCTTCTatgttaatatttgaaaatatattatCTATGCAGCTAGAAGAAGTTTCAGTTGTTCTAGATGCCTCTCTCATTAGTGGTTGCATACCATATGTTGTGAAAGTTTCGATTAATAAAGATTGTTCGACGCCATCCTTGAGAATATTGGTGTTAAAGTCCCCAGCGACAATGTATCGTCTAGAGTGGTTCCTTTGTGTCAGGTTTTCTAGTGcttcattaattttatctatgaAGTGCTTGAAGTTCTGATTTGGAGATCGATATACCGCcattattattaagttttttgaagGAATCTCAGCAGCTGAGATTTCTGCAGTGAATTCTTCACATAGGGGTCTAATGccttcaatattttttgcggAAATACCCTCCCTTGTTGCGATTAAGGATCCGCCATGCTGGTTAAGTGATCTGCTAAAGTGGCTTATAATATTATATCCTGGGATGGTTAAGCTTTCCAGGGTGTTGTCCTTGCACCAGTGCTCAGTGATAATTACAATGTCTACTTCGTCTTCTGTTAACTGTATAGTCAGTGCGTCTATTTTTTTCGATAGTGATTGTATGttatagtttattattgtgGTTAGGTTTTCAAAACCTACCGATTTGTTGGGGTCTTCTTTTTCGTCGTTTCGTTGGTTTAATGATTGGCTTGTTTCGGGTTTTTTGTCCTGGACTGTGTTACCCTCCTTgtcaacttgttttttttgcttgttGTTTTCTATCACCCTGTCAGATGGCTTGTTACTTTTTTTCTGAGCTTTTACGTTCGTCAGGTTTTCTCTTTCTTGGTTTGTGATGACATCTGTGTGTCCTTTGTTGGATCTTGTTATTGGTTTGGACGATTTGGTTTGTGACTCCGCTAACAGCTGATCTAACCTTTGTATTGTtccgttttgattttgtatttgtttCAGACAGTCGTCAATTTTTCCCTTAAGGTTACTTACAATATCTATAAGGTGTCTCATCGCTTCCTCTTGCGAGGGTCTGATTCTGCAGGAGTCGCACACCCATTTGATATTTTCCTTGTAGTTATCTAGTACCTTGATTTCTCCAGGTTTGTATGGGCTGCATGCATAGTGAATGCATGTGTTGCACTTTCCATAACAAAGGATCACTTTGTCGATGTTTATATTTACTGTTTCACGGCACTGTTTACAGACGTGTGTCGTGGTCGCCATCTGTAGGTCTCGCAGaatgagtaaaaaaaaacgttcaaaacTAGTGTTAAACCGTGGGTAATAATTCCGGATAAAGAAGTGTTTTgggtcgatttttttaaacaaaaaattttaacacgaAAAAAGTTTGTATGGGACGATTTTACATAAGGTATCTTTGATTTTGAGACGCTCTTAGTAATTAATGTGCGTGAAAACATGAGAATATAAAGATAACACTTATTTTAAGCTGTTTTTTGAGtcaaaaaacagttaaatcGCTTAAAAGCGGCTTAAATTACATCAATTTCggtctaatttttaattaaaacattttgacTACgaatatctaaaggttaggataacaaacgacgtacaaataaaacgttcccgtcccCAATAGTttcgttaatgtcgccagagagcgcagttatctaaatttttgaaaaaaattgttgtatttGTACAACGGTTAACacatagcaaacaaaaaaaacacagccagatagagcattaaattctcaatagtaagacataaacataaGCAAGAATTTTACTGtaatctatttaaaaaaaattcaaagtttaACCAATTTGCTCTctgtcccatatttttcaaaacgctgcgaataccgttacagatacaagaaaaatgttagaaaaaaagttgtagagaagtaaatttcctacaaaaaagtccgcaagACTAGTtctctatcttcaaccatttagtccccaaagtcgttcaaaaaCGCTCAAGCgcggatttgcttcattttgtattggaaatttaatttatacttaaaccgctgaaaataaaaacataatttttataatttttttgtatttcgtaagaaatacaaaactttgcgcaaattctaaattttaaataatttttttctcatctTTCTTTCAGTTTTTCTCAAGTGCTACGACaacatttctgtattttttccaagtaattagtgaattggttgaatttttactcggccgtactatttttttggtacgtttcgtctcctaacttatagtcctccgtagacTCGATAAAGAAATTTAGTGCTTTTACAATTAACAATCAGAGGGCGCGACACTCACAACACTAATACGGTGATTGtatgtttataaaattatttttttagcacAAGAAATCTATAATCGAGTTGCTTGAAATTCCAACTACacataaaaacatcaaaaaacatTGTAATAAATGCTAGAACGTTtcgtaacaaaaaaaaaattacaggttGCGCTTCTAAGTTACAGATACCTGTAAAAAAGGGGCGTCCAGTTTTGACGCTGTCAGTGCGCAggtgtcaaaactgtcaattTCTCTAATTTTATCTGTGGTGTTTAGcagaaaaacataatttgtGTGTAAACAACAAGAAAACATTCAATAAAACCGTAACGAAATATTCAGGTACGTTAACGTGGTTGTTGTACAGAAGTAACTAACAAGAGACACTAACAGGTGTTGAATAATAATGGATAAACATATCCAaactataataaaaggagGAAAAGAAGCAGCAGAATCGCTACAATGTTTCGTTGAAGAggtatgtataaatatttaatgacAGTTACAATAAACAACAATCTTGTATTGAAGGCTTCACAAGTATTCGAGTTTCCAGaactcaataaaaataaccaACGGAAAGAATTATGGGAGGCATTATTTACATTGGCCAAAACAGCCAATAGTGAGATTACACTAATGAATTGCTTTATCGCAATTCGTATATTAAGGTATTTGCGGAATTATTCCGAAATGAATTGGCATATGGTAGCTAAATCCTAAACTATTTGATTGATTTGAGTTACCaacagaaatttaaatttccgtAGCCACCTATGCCAATTCAAATCAATACAATTTCGGTGATAATTCATAacatgcaaaaaattttagtcgggAAAAAATGGGTCTGAACGAGTTAATAACAGACGAATGGTTCAAACTCATGCAAAAACACTCCGGTTTGGACGATCCCCAGTACAAATTTGATGctagtaaattattattggcaATTGAAgtggaaaaatgtttatgcaaTGTGATTTTCAACAGTCCTGTTGCTGCAGGActgtgttgcaaaaatggtgttttGGAACAGTTAACTGAACGTATCAAAAATCCCCAAGAGAATAAAATACCGGAAGAAATCAGATTTTACGATGTTAAGCTCATTTTCCTACTAACAGCACTGTGTTCTGAAGTTCGCTCAAAAGTAAAGGAAGAATTAAAAGGGGTCGAATCTTTGCTTAAAATGCTAGATGAGATGCTGAAAGAAGCGGCCCAAGCATCAcccgaaaaaattattttggatgTAAGtatagttatattttttttaacaatttattttgagacaccctgtataataaattttttaagacaaCTTGTTGTTTATTCAATGAAGAATATTTCTTTGTGCAAAAACAGTTTGTAGGCATcgttttattaattcattaattaaaataattttaattataaggaagtgtggaaaaaatctaaaaaaaaatcacatgtgTAGGGAAATAGTGGAAgatgttttaataaagtaatattaattatcttgcttgttttttctgttttaggACCAAAAAGTGGACCTGGCTTGCGAAATTCTGAAAGCCCTATTTAACGTAACATTAAGTTACGGCATCTATGACGATAAAGAAGAAAACGAACAGTGTGACCATTTGGTCACTCTCTTAAGAATGTATCTTCTTGTACCAACACAAGATAAAGAAAAAGGCCTGGCATTAAAAAACAACGTAATCAATTTACTAACAAACATGCCTGATTCAACTTTCAAAAATCTGATAACACCTGTCCAACCTGGCCAAAACCTCAAACCCAAATTTCAATTCGAAGGCCAGAATATGACGGCTTTTTACGAAATCCTGATGGTGctaaaaagcaaatttaacaACGTTGAAGGTGTCACAAAACAATACGAAATTTTGTGTCCTGTCgtaacaattttattgaaaagtgCAAACAGTGAACGTGCTATTCGAAAATATCTCCGTCTCCAAATTCTTCCACCTTTGAAAGATGTGCACAGTCGACCTGAACAAGGCTCCACACTTCGTAATCACTTGTGTCGGCTTTTAACCACGCCGATAACACAGTTGAGGGATTTGGTGGCCGATTTGTTGTtcattttgtgcaaaaaaagcggtaaaaacaattcattttatttattttttaaataattattataattttagtcaaaaggATGATTAAGTATACGGGTTATGGCAATGCTGCGGGTCTCTTTGCCAAAAGGGGGCTCTTAGGGGGGCGCTCAGATAGAGGCGAGGCTGATTATAGTTCAGGTAGTGAGGGAAGCGAAACTGAAGAATATGCCGAATTTAAACATGGGATTAATCCAGTGATTGGGTGTTACGAAGAACCGCATCCCAACGCAATGGAAAATATGACAGAGGAACAggtaatttgattttgttgaaaaaacgGTTATtgtggctcctggcgacccacaacaaaaattgttttttttttttgttgaggaaaaaaataatcagggtaatttttttgtttgcagaAAGAGTATGAGGCCATGAAGTTGGTCGAATTAATGGACAGTTTGACCAGATCTGGGACCATCCAACCATGTAGAGTAGGCGAGGATGGGAAACCTCATCCCATCAAACATGTGTTACAATTGCAGGAAGGTATAAAAGCGCAACAAGTCAACAATGACAGCGATAGCgatgattaatttatttttaataaataataaatgtcgTAAACCTAGTCtgcattttaaaatgattgaatCAAATCGTTTACTATTctattgtttgtatttttaacgAAACGATGTTAGGAAAAATAGTGAGATTATTTCTTTATGtacgtattttatttaatattatttatgttgtgATACTTCCGTTTTAATGATCGAATAAAGTCGCACTGAATGTGATTTGTTTGTTTCAATATAAACACCAATTaagttgtatattttttattgaaaaacttatttaaatacaatagcaaattttaaagtaatcaTTCACCCTTCACTCCTTTAGCTTCCATACATAATCTCGATATAAGTCCCGACATTTGCACCAAAGAGCACAAACCATCAACAATCCTCATATGTGTGACCccaatttgtttaataaaagcaAGTTTCAAACTCTCCTCCATGtccatatttttgcaaacctTGAAAATATTCTTAATAATATCCTCGGCAGCGTACCCCAAACTCCACAAATGATCAACAATCTGCAACAAAACTCcactaaataacaaaaaaaaacacgtatTCAAATTGTTACCGACCTTGAACGCCTTCCTTACATCACCAGTAACACAACTGTTGAGCATATCTTTAATTAACATAGGATGGGGCTCATCGCACACTTTCAGCACATTAGTGGAATTAACAACCCCAAAGCCGTTAAAAGTCGACTGTAAATTATTCAACGCTTGTCTCATATCCCCCTGAGCTGTGAACACAATCGCCTCAAGCCCATCCTGCGTATATTCAACACTCTCCTGTTGGCACACTTGTATCACCCTTGCCAACACTTGGGCATCCGTTAAGCGGGAGTACCGCAAAATAGCACACCGTGACTGAATCGCTTCTATCACTTTTTCACTGTAGTTACAAGCCAAAGCGAACCGAGTCGTATTACTGTAAATTTCCATCGTGCGTCTTAGGGCTTGTTGCGCCCCTTCGGTCATACTGTCCACCTCGTCCAAGATAATGATTTTGTGGCGTCCAGGCGGGAGAGTGACTTTTTGTTGCGCAaacattttgattttgttacGGACAACGTCTATACCTCTGTCGTTTGACGCGTTGAGTTCGAGAACAGCGTCTTTAAACGCTGGGCCTAAAAGGATTCGGGCCAGGCACAGGATTGTGGTGGTTTTGCCCACGCCAGGAGGCCCCTAGTTAATTGTGGAGTGGATAGGGGGAAAATTACACTTACGGCAATGATTAAATTGGGGAGGTTGCCCTGTTTGGCGATGACTGACAGGCGATTGGTGGTGTCTTCATTGCCTACGATTTCTTGGAAAGTCTGGGGGCGGTATTTTTCGATCCTGTTAACGAACTGTTAGAGATTGTGGTTGGAAGT
The sequence above is a segment of the Tribolium castaneum strain GA2 chromosome 9, icTriCast1.1, whole genome shotgun sequence genome. Coding sequences within it:
- the ric8a gene encoding synembryn-A, which translates into the protein MDKHIQTIIKGGKEAAESLQCFVEEASQVFEFPELNKNNQRKELWEALFTLAKTANSEITLMNCFIAIRILSREKMGLNELITDEWFKLMQKHSGLDDPQYKFDASKLLLAIEVEKCLCNVIFNSPVAAGLCCKNGVLEQLTERIKNPQENKIPEEIRFYDVKLIFLLTALCSEVRSKVKEELKGVESLLKMLDEMLKEAAQASPEKIILDDQKVDLACEILKALFNVTLSYGIYDDKEENEQCDHLVTLLRMYLLVPTQDKEKGLALKNNVINLLTNMPDSTFKNLITPVQPGQNLKPKFQFEGQNMTAFYEILMVLKSKFNNVEGVTKQYEILCPVVTILLKSANSERAIRKYLRLQILPPLKDVHSRPEQGSTLRNHLCRLLTTPITQLRDLVADLLFILCKKSVKRMIKYTGYGNAAGLFAKRGLLGGRSDRGEADYSSGSEGSETEEYAEFKHGINPVIGCYEEPHPNAMENMTEEQKEYEAMKLVELMDSLTRSGTIQPCRVGEDGKPHPIKHVLQLQEGIKAQQVNNDSDSDD
- the RfC4 gene encoding replication factor C subunit 2; the protein is METMEVEEAPQAGPSAEPGQGPLQKADNLPWIEKYRPQTFQEIVGNEDTTNRLSVIAKQGNLPNLIIAGPPGVGKTTTILCLARILLGPAFKDAVLELNASNDRGIDVVRNKIKMFAQQKVTLPPGRHKIIILDEVDSMTEGAQQALRRTMEIYSNTTRFALACNYSEKVIEAIQSRCAILRYSRLTDAQVLARVIQVCQQESVEYTQDGLEAIVFTAQGDMRQALNNLQSTFNGFGVVNSTNVLKVCDEPHPMLIKDMLNSCVTGDVRKAFKIVDHLWSLGYAAEDIIKNIFKVCKNMDMEESLKLAFIKQIGVTHMRIVDGLCSLVQMSGLISRLCMEAKGVKGE